A region from the bacterium genome encodes:
- a CDS encoding glycosyltransferase, whose product MPRVSVVMASYNHEKYIAEALQSVLDQTYQDFEIIITDDGSTDETADQIRKFKDPRIDLSCFEKNQGACVATRISLEKARGEYIAILNSDDAYLPDRLEKQVRFLDNHPDIGAVFSQAQIIDEQGNDFTDVNHFYYTIFQQDNKSRFAWLNHFFYNRNCLCHPSILIRRKCYETIGYYDERYAQLPDFDFWIRLCLKYEIHVLPEKLIKFRIRTGEANASGNRPEVRIRDNWEFSQILKNYLTIRTSEDLLKIFPEAGIYPEIEDDLIPFYLAMLALKVHHPVYQSFAVNTLHELIGNRETAAKLAGKYNFRYIDFIRLTGKYDVFNLEGWNGITKEEEKGQEKNRGKRGIVQIISNALNFQRKNAK is encoded by the coding sequence ATGCCACGGGTGAGTGTTGTCATGGCCTCATATAACCACGAGAAATACATCGCCGAAGCCCTGCAAAGCGTGCTTGACCAGACGTATCAGGATTTTGAAATCATTATTACCGACGACGGATCTACTGACGAGACTGCTGATCAAATAAGAAAATTCAAGGATCCGCGGATCGATCTATCCTGTTTTGAAAAAAATCAGGGTGCCTGTGTTGCTACCCGGATTAGCCTTGAGAAAGCCAGGGGAGAGTATATTGCTATCCTGAATTCCGATGATGCCTATTTACCTGACAGGCTTGAAAAACAGGTCCGCTTTCTGGATAATCATCCTGATATCGGTGCAGTCTTCAGCCAGGCACAGATTATTGATGAGCAGGGTAACGATTTTACCGATGTCAATCATTTCTACTACACTATCTTCCAGCAGGACAACAAGTCCCGTTTTGCATGGCTCAACCACTTTTTCTATAACCGCAACTGCCTCTGCCACCCCAGTATCCTGATCCGGAGGAAATGTTACGAAACAATAGGATACTATGATGAACGCTATGCTCAACTGCCTGATTTTGACTTCTGGATACGCCTGTGCCTGAAATATGAAATTCATGTACTCCCGGAAAAGCTCATCAAATTCAGGATCAGGACAGGAGAGGCCAATGCAAGCGGGAACAGGCCCGAAGTCAGAATACGGGATAACTGGGAATTCAGCCAGATCCTTAAAAACTATCTGACGATCAGGACATCCGAGGATTTATTGAAGATATTTCCGGAAGCGGGTATATACCCGGAAATTGAGGATGATCTGATTCCTTTTTACCTTGCCATGCTCGCCCTTAAGGTCCATCACCCCGTTTACCAGTCCTTTGCGGTTAACACGCTCCATGAGCTGATCGGCAACCGGGAAACCGCTGCAAAACTTGCAGGCAAGTACAACTTCAGGTACATCGACTTTATCAGATTGACGGGAAAGTACGATGTATTTAACCTGGAAGGGTGGAATGGAATAACAAAGGAAGAGGAAAAGGGGCAGGAAAAGAACAGGGGAAAGAGGGGAATAGTGCAGATTATTTCCAATGCTCTCAATTTTCAACGGAAGAACGCAAAGTAA
- a CDS encoding acyltransferase: protein MNKYHIPGVKTFEYTKIIGLENIEFGRNVIIDDFVLIYAKSKIKIGSYVHIACFTSITGGEKFEMGDFSGISQGCRILTGTEDFKSWGFGNPTIDEKYRNTERAPVYMGRFCLVGANSVILPGVTIGEGAVVGAGSVVSKDLQPWGIYLGNRKTGERDRENVLKTHDRFFHDHAGKSNG from the coding sequence ATGAATAAATACCATATTCCCGGAGTTAAAACTTTTGAGTATACGAAAATCATCGGGCTGGAAAATATCGAGTTTGGCCGGAATGTCATAATTGATGATTTTGTCCTGATCTATGCTAAAAGTAAAATAAAGATAGGGAGCTATGTTCATATAGCCTGCTTTACCTCGATAACCGGAGGTGAAAAATTTGAGATGGGTGATTTTTCCGGAATATCCCAGGGATGCAGAATCCTGACCGGCACGGAAGATTTTAAATCCTGGGGGTTCGGAAATCCAACCATCGATGAAAAGTACCGGAACACCGAACGAGCACCCGTTTATATGGGCAGGTTTTGCCTTGTTGGCGCTAATAGTGTTATCCTGCCCGGAGTCACGATCGGAGAAGGAGCGGTTGTCGGAGCCGGTTCTGTAGTATCCAAAGATTTGCAGCCCTGGGGGATATACCTTGGAAACAGGAAAACAGGAGAGCGTGACAGAGAGAATGTCCTGAAAACCCATGACCGGTTTTTCCATGACCATGCCGGGAAAAGCAATGGTTAA
- a CDS encoding methyltransferase domain-containing protein gives MLMLHIGCGNVYFDNWINIDLEAEKVDLLHDLRNPLPFEDNSVDFIYNEHFIEHLTVDEGLRVMADFYRVLKKNGVLRIATPDLDYLIFRYLFFWKHQEWIRKYGYRWLKTKAEMLNLCFREWGHQYLYNRQELKRRLQEAGFQKIYPQKLHRSKYQELRNKETRKDSKLIFEAVK, from the coding sequence ATGCTCATGCTTCATATCGGTTGCGGAAATGTATACTTCGATAATTGGATAAATATCGACCTTGAGGCAGAGAAAGTGGATTTGCTGCATGATCTCAGGAATCCATTGCCCTTCGAGGATAACTCTGTCGATTTTATCTACAATGAGCATTTTATTGAGCACTTGACTGTAGATGAAGGCTTGAGAGTGATGGCCGATTTCTATAGAGTCTTAAAGAAGAATGGCGTACTCAGGATAGCTACCCCCGATCTTGATTACCTGATCTTCCGGTATCTTTTCTTCTGGAAGCATCAGGAATGGATAAGGAAATACGGATACCGATGGCTGAAAACAAAAGCTGAAATGCTTAACTTATGCTTTAGAGAGTGGGGACATCAATATTTATACAACCGCCAAGAGCTTAAGCGCCGCCTTCAAGAGGCGGGTTTTCAAAAAATTTATCCACAAAAGCTGCACAGGAGTAAGTACCAGGAATTGAGGAATAAAGAGACAAGGAAGGATTCAAAGTTAATTTTCGAGGCTGTCAAGTAG
- a CDS encoding DegT/DnrJ/EryC1/StrS family aminotransferase, whose protein sequence is MPGKAMVKKPEPFAQPIYVTRPLLPDLEELTEKLKEVWESKWLTNNGPQHQQLEKKLQELLKVPFLSLFNNGTIALITACQSLRLSGDVITTPFTFPATPHVLSWNNIKPVFCDLDPVTMNIDADKIESMITPQTTGILAVHVFGTPCDVRKIQEIADRYGLKVIYDAAHAFGVEIGGTGISNFGDISMMSFHATKLFHTAEGGALTFQDKNLKARIDLLKNFGIKNEEEVVMPGINGKMNELQAILGLINLRYIDKERAKRKLLTDTYRECLQDVEGVSFLKDSPGVKNSYQYFVIRIREKAFGRSRDTVYDEFKRYNVFTRKYFYPLCSDYTCYRHLPSSSPMNLPVAREVVQEVLSLPLYGELTLSDVEKICDILKSFRGNSR, encoded by the coding sequence ATGCCGGGAAAAGCAATGGTTAAAAAGCCTGAACCATTTGCACAGCCGATTTACGTGACCCGGCCACTGTTACCTGATTTAGAGGAACTGACTGAAAAGCTGAAAGAAGTGTGGGAATCGAAGTGGCTTACCAATAACGGCCCTCAGCATCAACAGCTTGAGAAAAAGCTGCAAGAGCTGCTGAAAGTCCCCTTTCTTTCGTTGTTTAATAATGGAACCATTGCTCTCATCACAGCCTGTCAGAGCCTGCGCCTTTCCGGTGACGTTATCACCACTCCCTTTACCTTTCCCGCTACCCCTCACGTCTTGAGCTGGAATAATATCAAGCCGGTCTTTTGCGATCTCGATCCGGTCACGATGAATATCGATGCCGATAAGATTGAGTCGATGATTACCCCGCAGACAACGGGCATCCTGGCGGTCCACGTTTTTGGCACCCCCTGCGATGTAAGGAAAATTCAGGAGATAGCAGACCGCTATGGCCTGAAGGTTATCTATGATGCAGCCCATGCTTTCGGTGTCGAAATCGGAGGCACAGGGATCAGTAATTTTGGGGACATCTCGATGATGAGTTTCCATGCCACCAAGCTGTTTCATACGGCAGAGGGGGGGGCTCTGACCTTTCAGGACAAGAACCTCAAGGCCAGGATCGATCTTTTGAAAAACTTTGGCATCAAGAATGAAGAAGAAGTTGTCATGCCGGGAATCAATGGCAAAATGAATGAGCTGCAGGCTATACTCGGGCTGATAAATTTACGCTACATAGATAAAGAACGAGCAAAAAGAAAACTTCTCACCGACACATACCGGGAATGTTTACAGGATGTCGAAGGAGTCAGCTTTCTCAAGGACAGTCCCGGAGTAAAAAACAGCTACCAGTATTTTGTTATCCGCATCCGGGAAAAGGCCTTTGGGCGAAGCAGAGATACGGTATACGATGAATTCAAGCGCTATAATGTTTTTACCCGGAAATATTTTTATCCGCTCTGCAGTGACTATACCTGCTACCGGCATCTGCCATCTTCCTCGCCGATGAATCTGCCCGTTGCCCGTGAAGTTGTTCAGGAGGTTTTATCACTGCCGCTCTATGGTGAGCTTACGCTCAGTGATGTGGAAAAAATCTGTGACATTTTAAAGAGTTTCAGGGGAAACTCTCGATAA